A region of Zeugodacus cucurbitae isolate PBARC_wt_2022May chromosome 5, idZeuCucr1.2, whole genome shotgun sequence DNA encodes the following proteins:
- the LOC105211972 gene encoding probable 28S ribosomal protein S25, mitochondrial, producing the protein MPFMKGRAPIRRTIDYLNAGRLVLKDKVKIFSVNYNVHGDHHKGARDFVFWNLGQIQYKNPSVQVVTFKNLTPSPFVRCYFEDGRDMLIDIDSRNRDEIIEHLCKVVGKSKAQLDAEAHLAESKDNPANFGYGCDRHCICEIPGQVPCPSTVKLPDHLRGKHIFAPK; encoded by the exons ATGCCTTTCATGAAAGGACGCGCGCCAATAAGGCGTACCATTGATTATTTGAATGCCGGCCGCCTTGTGTTGAAGGACAAAGTGAAAATCTTTAGTGTAAATTACAATGTACATGGTGACCACCACAAAGGCGCCAG AGACTTTGTGTTTTGGAATTTGGGTCAAATACAATATAAGAATCCCAGTGTACAGGTAGTGACATTTAAGAACTTAACGCCCTCGCCTTTTGTGCGCTGCTACTTTGAGGACGGACGTGATATGCTTATCGATATAGATAGCCGCAATCGTGACGAAATCATTGAACATCTCTGCAAAGTTGTTGGCAAATCAAA GGCTCAATTGGACGCAGAGGCACATTTAGCGGAGAGTAAAGACAATCCTGCCAACTTTGGTTATGGCTGCGATCGACACTGCATCTGTGAAATACCCGGTCAAGTGCCGTGCCCTAGCACAGTTAAATTGCCGGATCATCTGCGTGGCAAACACATATTTGCACCAAAGTAA
- the LOC105211971 gene encoding probable RNA-binding protein 18 isoform X2 yields MDWQFRSKAKRFDMLFHKSGPLVGQSRGYAFVTFGTADAALKALEKLNGTPIANRPIVIRLAKNVNYDELNKQKPRIEIPALGSSSRDDRMSREDAIRAIESKLRALERNGEEELELNLLNSASNQVPFIQRYQFNKDRDTSSSTSGGRTYTKSYNSAPYNRHQRPKRR; encoded by the exons ATGGATTGGCAATTTAGATCCAAGGCTAAGCGA TTTGATATGCTCTTTCACAAGAGCGGCCCATTGGTTGGGCAATCGCGTGGATATGCTTTCGTCACATTCGGCACG GCTGACGCTGCGTTAAAAGCGCTGGAGAAATTAAATGGCACACCTATAGCGAATCGGCCGATAGTGATACGACTGGCGAAGAATGTTAATTAC gaTGAACTCAACAAACAGAAACCACGCATCGAAATACCTGCATTAGGCTCCAGCTCACGCGATGATAGAATGAGTAGAGAAGACGCGATACGCGCAATAGAGTCGAAATTACGTGCATTAGAACGTAATGGTGAGGAGGAATTAGAGTTGAACCTTTTAAACTCAGCAAGCAACCAAGTACCATTTATACAACGCTATCAATTCAACAAAGACCGTGATACAAGCAGTAGTACCTCAGGCGGGCGCACCTACACAAAGTCATATAACTCGGCGCCATACAACCGACATCAGCGGCCAAAACGAAGATAG
- the LOC105211971 gene encoding probable RNA-binding protein 18 isoform X1: MATNSGKSCSSGSGGVLEERRIWIGNLDPRLSEYQLLKILQKCGPVEKFDMLFHKSGPLVGQSRGYAFVTFGTADAALKALEKLNGTPIANRPIVIRLAKNVNYDELNKQKPRIEIPALGSSSRDDRMSREDAIRAIESKLRALERNGEEELELNLLNSASNQVPFIQRYQFNKDRDTSSSTSGGRTYTKSYNSAPYNRHQRPKRR, translated from the exons atg GCAACAAATAGTGGAAAAAGTTGCAGCAGCGGCAGTGGTGGTGTGCTAGAAGAACGACGCATATGGATTGGCAATTTAGATCCAAGGCTAAGCGAGTA TCAACTcttgaaaattttgcaaaaatgcgGTCCTGTCGAAAAGTTTGATATGCTCTTTCACAAGAGCGGCCCATTGGTTGGGCAATCGCGTGGATATGCTTTCGTCACATTCGGCACG GCTGACGCTGCGTTAAAAGCGCTGGAGAAATTAAATGGCACACCTATAGCGAATCGGCCGATAGTGATACGACTGGCGAAGAATGTTAATTAC gaTGAACTCAACAAACAGAAACCACGCATCGAAATACCTGCATTAGGCTCCAGCTCACGCGATGATAGAATGAGTAGAGAAGACGCGATACGCGCAATAGAGTCGAAATTACGTGCATTAGAACGTAATGGTGAGGAGGAATTAGAGTTGAACCTTTTAAACTCAGCAAGCAACCAAGTACCATTTATACAACGCTATCAATTCAACAAAGACCGTGATACAAGCAGTAGTACCTCAGGCGGGCGCACCTACACAAAGTCATATAACTCGGCGCCATACAACCGACATCAGCGGCCAAAACGAAGATAG
- the LOC105211974 gene encoding nucleoside diphosphate kinase 6 — MEITLALLKPHVVRNVYAFRQIKDIIQQNFTILHTKEVRITKELSEHFYVEHKGKFFYNRLVTFMGSGPCHAFVLQSKGSIAKWRALMGPTKVYKAVYSHPDCIRALYGLSDTRNACHGSDSEKSASREISILFPELDINQLSAIGSNR; from the exons atgGAAATTACATTAGCGTTACTTAAACCACACGTGGTTCGTAATGTCTATGCATTCCGACAGATAAAAGATATAATACAGCAGAATTTTACAATACTGCATACCAAAGAAGTGCGCATTACGAAAGAGTTGTCTGAACATTTCTATGTGGAGCACAAAGGGAAATTCTTCTACAATCGACTGGTCACATTCATGGGCAG TGGACCTTGCCATGCATTTGTCCTACAGTCCAAAGGCAGTATCGCCAAGTGGCGTGCGTTGATGGGCCCCACAAAAGTTTATAAAGCTGTATACTCGCATCCGGATTGCATACGTGCGCTCTATGGTCTCTCAGATACACGTAACGCCTGCCATGGTTCCGATAGTGAAAAATCGGCGTCACGtgaaatttctattttatttccgGAGCTGGATATAAATCAATTATCGGCTATTGGGAGTAATAGATGA